The following proteins are co-located in the Pseudomonas sp. ATCC 13867 genome:
- a CDS encoding TetR/AcrR family transcriptional regulator produces the protein MARMGADLRRQDFVEATVKVIAEHGVANATTRRIAAAAGCPLASLHYLFHTKEDLFYAVFETLFNLPQQALEHGPIGTTEAEAAAGLLRNLVHWFIAHPDSAAAQYDLFIWANRNAPEMAASIYAEALVSTQQAIERSVGYSVDQELLGVVSRLMVQLLDGLIIAWSAHRDDDRLRDETETACEALGMLVSSRLPRKKAARRTAS, from the coding sequence ATGGCCAGAATGGGCGCGGATCTGCGCAGACAGGATTTCGTCGAAGCGACTGTGAAGGTAATTGCGGAGCATGGTGTCGCGAATGCTACAACGCGCCGAATCGCCGCTGCCGCGGGCTGTCCTTTGGCCTCGCTGCACTACCTGTTCCACACCAAAGAAGATCTGTTCTACGCAGTTTTCGAGACGCTCTTCAACCTGCCTCAGCAAGCCCTGGAGCACGGCCCTATCGGCACCACCGAGGCGGAAGCAGCGGCGGGCTTGCTGCGCAATTTGGTGCACTGGTTTATCGCCCATCCCGATTCGGCAGCAGCGCAATACGATCTGTTCATCTGGGCGAATCGCAATGCACCCGAGATGGCGGCATCGATCTATGCGGAAGCCCTTGTGTCTACCCAGCAAGCTATTGAACGCTCGGTCGGCTATTCGGTAGACCAGGAACTTCTTGGCGTAGTCAGCCGGCTGATGGTGCAACTGCTTGACGGCCTGATCATCGCTTGGAGCGCACATCGCGACGACGATCGTCTAAGAGATGAAACCGAAACTGCCTGTGAAGCTCTGGGCATGCTAGTGAGCAGCAGACTTCCACGTAAGAAGGCCGCTCGCCGTACAGCAAGCTAA
- a CDS encoding efflux RND transporter permease subunit yields the protein MLPRIENGLFGHRRLVLACLAVFTLIMGWFAVQLRMDAGFEKQLPIGHEYIETFKTYRGDLLGANRLTVVVKARKGEIWNKAGLQRLYDVTQAVNFLPNVSRSSVRSLWTPNAFVNEITEEGFRADPLIPGTVTPERLDDKTIGKIANSTTQGGFIGTLVSRDQSSAMITADLEEYDAKGQRLDYVSYNDVLEKQLREKFEDGDFEIQIIGFAKQIGDIAKGASSVLEFCLLALLLTAAAVYWYCHSVRFTLLALGCSLTSLIWQFGSLRLLGYGLDPLAVLVPFLVFAIGVSHGVQQINFIVREIACGKSVDQAARSSFSGLLIPGTLALVTAFVSFVTLLLIPIPMVRELAITASLGVGFKIVTNLVMLPLVASMLRVEGTYAAAEELSRERRARWLHGLARLAEWRNAKLVLCLAVVVFAAAVWQSRDRVVGTLQAGAPELRADARFNRDAVAIASNYDIGLDWFSVVFEDKPKEGAGGTACEDVALGQYQDRFVWAMQGVPGVLSVASFSNSMRQFNEGYNEGNPKMNAVPIDPANYSSMATEIARVAGLMRSDCSMTAVHLFLADHKATTINRVVEAAKAFRTQYPMPGITIRLASGNAGLLAAINEEVEKSETPMLLYVYAAIALLVFAVYRDLRAVLVCCLPLTIGTFIGYWFMEELQIGLTIATLPVMVLAVGIGVDYAFYIYNRLQMHQANGQPIVKAVEHALLEVGVATIFTAITLAVGVATWSFSQLKFQADMGKLLAFMFIVNMVMAMTVLPAFAVWLERVFPRKRPVRMVGALAH from the coding sequence ATGCTCCCGCGTATCGAGAACGGGCTGTTCGGGCATCGCCGGCTGGTGCTGGCGTGCCTGGCAGTGTTCACCTTGATCATGGGCTGGTTCGCCGTGCAGTTGCGCATGGACGCCGGCTTCGAGAAGCAGCTGCCCATCGGCCACGAATACATCGAGACCTTCAAAACCTATCGCGGCGACCTTTTGGGCGCCAACCGCCTGACTGTGGTGGTCAAGGCCCGCAAGGGCGAGATATGGAACAAGGCTGGACTGCAGCGGCTGTATGACGTGACCCAAGCGGTGAATTTCCTGCCGAACGTTTCGCGAAGCAGTGTACGTTCGCTGTGGACGCCCAATGCCTTTGTCAACGAGATCACCGAGGAAGGCTTCCGTGCCGATCCGTTAATTCCAGGGACGGTGACGCCCGAGCGACTCGACGATAAGACCATCGGCAAGATCGCCAACTCGACAACCCAGGGTGGCTTCATCGGCACCCTGGTATCGCGTGATCAGAGCAGCGCGATGATCACAGCCGATCTCGAGGAGTATGACGCCAAGGGCCAGCGCCTGGACTATGTGTCCTACAACGACGTGCTGGAGAAGCAACTGAGGGAAAAGTTCGAGGACGGTGATTTCGAAATCCAGATCATCGGCTTCGCCAAGCAGATCGGCGACATCGCCAAAGGTGCCTCCTCGGTACTGGAGTTCTGCCTGCTGGCGCTTTTGCTGACGGCCGCTGCCGTTTACTGGTACTGCCATTCAGTGCGCTTCACCCTGCTGGCCCTGGGCTGCTCGCTCACCTCGCTAATCTGGCAGTTCGGCAGCCTCCGTCTGTTGGGCTATGGCCTGGACCCACTGGCTGTGCTGGTGCCATTCCTGGTATTCGCGATCGGGGTTTCCCACGGTGTGCAGCAGATCAACTTCATCGTGCGTGAGATCGCCTGCGGCAAGTCTGTCGACCAGGCCGCGCGCTCCAGCTTCAGTGGTCTGCTGATTCCAGGAACCCTGGCGCTGGTGACGGCGTTCGTGTCCTTCGTCACCTTGTTGCTGATCCCCATCCCGATGGTGCGGGAGCTGGCGATCACCGCCTCGCTCGGCGTGGGTTTCAAGATCGTCACCAATCTGGTGATGCTGCCGCTGGTGGCGTCGATGCTGCGTGTCGAGGGTACCTACGCCGCTGCCGAGGAACTCTCGCGTGAGCGTCGTGCGCGCTGGCTACATGGCCTGGCCCGACTGGCCGAGTGGCGCAATGCAAAGCTGGTGCTTTGCCTTGCCGTCGTGGTCTTCGCTGCCGCCGTCTGGCAGAGCCGCGACCGCGTGGTGGGAACCTTGCAGGCCGGTGCACCTGAGCTTCGCGCGGATGCCCGCTTCAATCGCGATGCGGTCGCCATCGCGTCCAACTACGACATTGGGCTCGACTGGTTCTCGGTGGTGTTCGAGGACAAGCCGAAGGAGGGCGCCGGTGGCACGGCCTGCGAAGATGTGGCGCTGGGGCAGTACCAGGATCGATTCGTCTGGGCGATGCAGGGCGTTCCCGGGGTCCTGTCGGTGGCTTCGTTCTCCAACAGCATGCGCCAGTTCAACGAGGGCTATAACGAGGGCAATCCGAAGATGAACGCGGTGCCCATCGATCCGGCCAACTACTCGTCGATGGCGACCGAGATCGCAAGGGTCGCGGGCCTGATGCGCTCCGACTGCAGCATGACGGCCGTTCACCTGTTCCTGGCCGACCACAAGGCCACCACCATCAACCGTGTCGTCGAGGCGGCCAAGGCGTTCCGCACCCAGTATCCGATGCCGGGCATCACCATTCGCCTGGCATCCGGCAACGCCGGCCTGCTCGCAGCAATCAACGAAGAGGTGGAGAAGAGTGAAACGCCGATGCTGCTGTACGTTTACGCCGCCATCGCGCTGCTGGTCTTCGCCGTTTATCGCGACCTGAGGGCCGTCCTGGTCTGCTGCCTGCCTCTGACCATTGGCACCTTCATTGGTTATTGGTTCATGGAGGAGTTGCAGATCGGGCTCACCATCGCGACCTTGCCGGTGATGGTGCTCGCAGTAGGCATCGGGGTGGATTACGCCTTCTACATCTACAACCGTTTGCAGATGCACCAGGCCAATGGTCAGCCGATCGTCAAGGCGGTGGAGCATGCACTGCTGGAAGTCGGGGTGGCGACTATCTTCACCGCGATCACCCTGGCCGTCGGCGTCGCCACCTGGTCGTTCTCGCAACTCAAGTTCCAGGCCGACATGGGCAAGCTCCTGGCCTTCATGTTCATCGTCAACATGGTGATGGCCATGACCGTCCTGCCGGCATTCGCCGTCTGGCTTGAGCGGGTGTTCCCGCGCAAGCGCCCCGTGCGCATGGTTGGCGCGTTGGCGCACTGA
- a CDS encoding SDR family NAD(P)-dependent oxidoreductase, with amino-acid sequence MEESTNQSFSLAGRTVLITGASSGIGAHLARVVVRAGARVVLAARRVDRLEQLSMDIEWEGGQSLPVAMDVTSRDSVEAVFDAAEAHFGVIDVVLNNAGIGNGKRPLEISEEDWRAMLSTNLDGVWRVAQVAAQRLVKAGKGGSIVNVASILGLRVGTGYSHYCAAKAGVVQLTKSLALELARFQIRVNAIAPGYFRTEMNEAFFDSEKGVDYIRQLVPMRRLGELRELEGPFLLLASDAGSFMTGSVLAADGGHLLSSL; translated from the coding sequence ATGGAAGAGAGTACGAACCAGAGTTTTTCCCTCGCCGGGCGCACGGTGCTGATCACTGGCGCCTCCAGCGGAATCGGTGCGCACTTGGCAAGAGTTGTCGTTCGTGCCGGCGCTCGGGTAGTCCTGGCAGCGCGCCGGGTCGATCGACTTGAACAACTGTCCATGGATATCGAGTGGGAAGGGGGGCAGTCCCTGCCCGTGGCCATGGACGTCACCAGCCGCGACAGCGTTGAAGCGGTCTTCGATGCCGCGGAGGCGCATTTCGGAGTCATCGATGTCGTGCTCAACAACGCTGGGATCGGCAACGGCAAGCGGCCGTTGGAGATTAGCGAGGAAGACTGGCGTGCAATGCTGTCCACCAATCTCGACGGCGTCTGGCGTGTCGCTCAGGTTGCCGCGCAGCGCCTGGTGAAGGCAGGGAAGGGTGGCAGTATCGTCAACGTCGCGTCGATTCTGGGATTGCGCGTCGGGACGGGGTACAGCCATTACTGCGCCGCCAAGGCCGGCGTTGTGCAATTAACTAAGTCGCTGGCGTTGGAGCTTGCGCGCTTCCAGATTCGCGTGAATGCCATCGCTCCCGGCTATTTCAGAACCGAAATGAACGAAGCCTTCTTCGACAGCGAGAAGGGCGTGGACTACATCCGCCAGTTGGTTCCCATGCGTCGGTTAGGCGAGCTGAGAGAGCTGGAAGGGCCGTTCCTGCTGCTGGCCAGCGATGCAGGCTCCTTCATGACCGGCAGCGTCCTGGCGGCGGATGGCGGCCATCTGCTCAGCAGCCTGTGA
- a CDS encoding DUF1329 domain-containing protein, whose product MKSVFQRATAGKSSGIEVRSLIAAVVASAAICSVHAADKDAALLGTKLTPLGGEVAANADGSIPAWTQPGPQGGDWSYGQVRGQHWKFKSDKPLYSITASNVSQYESKLSPGQLELFKKIPGYRMDVYPTRRSCGAPDFVEQNTRKNVGSATLDSSGLVLQEASLPGVPFPMPTTGAEVMWNMKMRYRGVGLSMPKDTAGISPRRGSEDWLHTSIDMFMFMPWGGKGSASFASTGQVEVGTFFAYNEPASFAGQAAVSISKAGEEATTYYYFPGQRRVRRMPAYSYDAPQIGLDNQYTVDETNIFYGPLDRFDWKLLGKKEMLVPYNAFGAYDTSAKLEDVAKRDSIAPEYRRYELHRVWVVEATVRDGMRHQEPKRLFYVDEDSWNGLMAVDYDKQGQIWKVREGFTIPVYETGSCDMAASVQFNMIDGRYAYDMTSIGAGKDDHRWLTESAGNPRLKPDFYTSDNLRSISER is encoded by the coding sequence ATGAAAAGCGTGTTTCAGCGTGCAACTGCGGGTAAATCGAGCGGTATTGAAGTCAGAAGTCTGATCGCGGCGGTGGTGGCCTCGGCCGCCATCTGTTCGGTTCATGCTGCGGACAAGGACGCCGCATTGCTGGGTACCAAGCTGACTCCGTTGGGTGGAGAAGTTGCGGCCAACGCCGATGGCAGCATCCCCGCCTGGACGCAGCCGGGGCCGCAGGGTGGTGACTGGAGCTATGGCCAGGTGCGTGGCCAGCATTGGAAGTTCAAGAGCGACAAGCCGCTGTACAGCATCACGGCGAGCAACGTTTCCCAGTATGAAAGCAAGCTTTCCCCTGGGCAGTTGGAATTGTTCAAGAAGATTCCCGGCTATCGCATGGATGTGTACCCGACTCGTCGAAGCTGCGGTGCGCCGGACTTCGTCGAGCAAAACACGCGCAAGAACGTTGGGTCCGCCACGCTGGATAGTTCCGGCCTGGTGCTCCAGGAAGCGAGCCTGCCGGGCGTGCCGTTCCCCATGCCGACCACCGGCGCCGAAGTCATGTGGAACATGAAGATGCGCTACCGGGGCGTGGGGTTGTCCATGCCCAAGGATACGGCTGGTATCTCACCTCGTCGCGGCAGCGAGGATTGGCTGCACACCTCGATCGACATGTTCATGTTCATGCCTTGGGGTGGCAAGGGGAGTGCTTCCTTCGCATCGACCGGCCAAGTCGAAGTGGGCACCTTCTTCGCCTACAACGAACCCGCCTCCTTCGCCGGCCAAGCGGCGGTGTCCATCAGCAAGGCAGGCGAGGAAGCGACCACTTACTACTACTTCCCTGGTCAGCGCCGCGTGCGCCGCATGCCGGCGTACTCTTACGACGCCCCGCAGATCGGCCTGGACAACCAATACACCGTGGACGAAACGAACATCTTCTACGGTCCGCTCGATCGCTTCGACTGGAAGCTGCTGGGCAAGAAGGAAATGCTGGTTCCCTACAACGCCTTCGGTGCCTATGACACCTCGGCCAAGCTCGAGGATGTCGCCAAGCGTGATTCCATCGCCCCCGAATACCGCCGTTACGAGCTGCATCGCGTGTGGGTGGTTGAAGCAACTGTCCGCGACGGCATGCGCCATCAGGAGCCCAAGCGCCTGTTCTACGTCGACGAGGACAGCTGGAACGGTCTGATGGCGGTTGACTACGACAAGCAGGGCCAGATCTGGAAAGTCCGCGAAGGCTTCACGATTCCGGTCTACGAGACCGGTAGCTGCGACATGGCGGCCTCTGTGCAGTTCAACATGATCGATGGCCGTTATGCCTACGACATGACCTCCATCGGGGCGGGCAAGGATGACCATCGCTGGCTGACCGAGAGCGCCGGCAATCCGCGCCTGAAGCCTGACTTCTACACCTCCGACAACCTGCGCTCGATCAGCGAGCGTTAA
- a CDS encoding DUF1302 domain-containing protein, with the protein MAFTFETENVRGSFDSTIAAGMAVRTESQDCDLITAGATGHHPPSGCQSPVAGFGDQGDLNYDKGDLFTNYIKGTHELLLKFPDDYTFMARGSWIRDFAATDTTGALSYGSPPDVHKNGLTDNAHDDLRFKARLLDLWVSKSFDVGEQRVRARLGNQVINWGESIFTLGGINNTNAYDIAALMRPGTQLKEAVLPAPMLSLASGVGGGVNVETYYQFDWNKSEVPPVGSYWSTTNGLGDGMQAYGLHSKNARNSGQWGIAVHWQPRDSDLNLGAYVMRYHDKLPALDIQFDPNTGAALQEWQYPEDRMLYGISANMPVGDWAVGTELSYRPKDAVTLNPYIDYCQGSRGKCWKDEKKLQWHLTGLYSQTPQNSSRWLELTGASTGTLVSELVVVHYPGLNDEYDGEPTAPGTYSWIKDPNVAPTSKGDKTSSGISLDYSLTYENTLLPGWQVTPGVFYSRGLGGRTPNLSQTWTDGASSMNLYLNFVRNPASWQVSFNYAKFMGGATPYDQLLGDRDYVGFVVSRTL; encoded by the coding sequence ATGGCGTTCACCTTCGAGACGGAGAATGTTCGTGGGTCCTTCGACTCCACCATCGCGGCCGGCATGGCTGTCCGTACTGAATCACAGGACTGCGATCTGATCACCGCTGGCGCCACCGGGCACCATCCGCCCAGCGGCTGCCAGTCCCCGGTTGCCGGTTTCGGCGACCAGGGCGACCTCAACTACGACAAGGGTGATCTGTTCACCAACTACATCAAGGGCACCCACGAGCTCCTGCTGAAGTTTCCCGACGACTACACCTTCATGGCACGTGGCAGCTGGATCCGCGACTTTGCCGCGACCGACACGACGGGCGCCCTGAGCTACGGTTCGCCGCCGGACGTCCACAAGAACGGCCTCACCGACAATGCTCATGACGACCTTCGTTTCAAGGCACGCCTGCTCGATCTCTGGGTGAGCAAGAGCTTCGATGTCGGCGAGCAGCGCGTACGGGCCCGACTGGGTAACCAGGTCATCAACTGGGGCGAAAGCATCTTCACCCTGGGCGGGATCAACAACACCAACGCCTATGACATCGCGGCACTGATGCGCCCCGGCACCCAGTTGAAGGAAGCGGTGCTGCCCGCTCCGATGCTCAGTCTCGCCTCTGGCGTGGGGGGCGGGGTCAACGTCGAGACCTATTACCAGTTCGACTGGAACAAAAGCGAAGTCCCTCCAGTGGGAAGCTACTGGTCGACCACCAACGGGCTGGGTGACGGCATGCAGGCCTATGGGCTGCACAGCAAGAACGCACGCAACAGCGGCCAGTGGGGGATCGCCGTGCACTGGCAGCCGCGTGACAGCGACCTGAACCTGGGCGCCTATGTGATGCGTTATCACGACAAGTTGCCAGCCCTCGATATTCAGTTCGACCCGAACACCGGTGCTGCGCTGCAGGAGTGGCAATACCCGGAAGACCGCATGCTCTATGGCATCAGCGCCAACATGCCGGTAGGTGACTGGGCCGTGGGCACGGAGCTGTCCTATCGCCCGAAAGACGCAGTTACCCTCAACCCCTACATCGATTATTGCCAGGGCAGCCGCGGTAAATGCTGGAAGGACGAGAAGAAGCTCCAGTGGCACCTGACCGGGCTGTACAGCCAGACTCCGCAGAACTCTTCACGTTGGCTTGAGCTTACCGGCGCCAGCACCGGGACCCTGGTGAGCGAACTGGTGGTGGTTCACTACCCTGGCCTGAACGACGAGTACGACGGCGAGCCGACCGCGCCGGGTACCTACAGCTGGATCAAGGACCCGAATGTCGCCCCGACCTCCAAGGGTGACAAGACGTCCTCCGGCATCAGCCTGGATTACAGCCTGACCTACGAGAACACCTTGCTGCCGGGCTGGCAGGTCACCCCGGGCGTCTTCTATTCGCGCGGATTGGGCGGGCGCACGCCGAACCTCTCGCAGACCTGGACCGACGGTGCAAGCTCGATGAACCTGTACCTGAACTTCGTGCGCAATCCTGCGAGCTGGCAGGTGTCGTTCAACTACGCGAAGTTCATGGGCGGCGCGACGCCTTACGACCAACTGCTGGGCGATCGTGACTACGTCGGCTTCGTCGTATCGCGCACCCTGTGA
- a CDS encoding phosphotransferase family protein → MTLTDQTVGTRLGEELDIARIDPYLKAGISGLSGTPRISQFSGGASNLTYLLEYPSHELVLRRPPFGRKVKSAHDMGREFRILDRLNAGFPYCPEAYLHCTDESVIGAEFYVMERVKGLILRAELPPELSLDEQQTNRLCRNFIDRLVELHNVDYQACGLGNLGKPEGYVQRQISGWIDRYEKALTPDAPAWEQVKVWLREKMPIDHHKPAIVHNDYRFDNVILDPRDPMRIVGVLDWELTTLGDPLMDLGNTLSYWIEAGDPESMQLIRRQPSHLPGMLSRQAFADYYAERAGMPPIRNLDFYYTYGLFRLAGIVQQIYYRFFHGQTQDPRFAQFIQMNRLLEQVSLSVIDRSPL, encoded by the coding sequence ATGACGCTGACAGATCAAACCGTAGGGACCCGCCTGGGCGAGGAACTGGACATCGCCCGCATCGACCCTTACCTCAAGGCGGGCATTTCGGGGCTTTCCGGTACTCCACGTATCAGCCAGTTTTCCGGAGGCGCCTCGAACCTGACCTATCTGCTGGAGTATCCCAGTCACGAGTTGGTGCTGCGCCGCCCGCCGTTCGGTCGCAAGGTCAAATCGGCACACGATATGGGGCGCGAATTCCGTATCCTCGACCGGCTCAATGCGGGGTTTCCCTACTGCCCCGAGGCCTATCTGCACTGTACTGATGAATCGGTGATCGGCGCCGAGTTCTATGTGATGGAGCGGGTAAAAGGCCTCATCCTGCGCGCCGAATTGCCCCCTGAGCTAAGCCTCGATGAGCAGCAGACCAACAGGCTGTGCAGGAACTTCATTGACCGTCTGGTCGAGCTTCACAACGTCGATTACCAGGCCTGCGGTCTGGGCAACCTGGGGAAGCCTGAAGGCTATGTGCAACGTCAGATCAGCGGTTGGATCGATCGCTACGAAAAGGCCCTGACACCTGACGCGCCAGCCTGGGAGCAGGTCAAAGTTTGGCTTCGCGAGAAGATGCCGATTGACCATCACAAGCCGGCCATCGTGCACAATGACTACCGCTTCGACAATGTCATCCTCGATCCGCGCGACCCGATGAGAATCGTCGGTGTGCTTGATTGGGAGCTGACCACTCTGGGCGATCCGCTAATGGACCTCGGCAATACGCTGTCCTATTGGATCGAGGCGGGTGATCCCGAATCCATGCAGCTGATACGCCGCCAGCCCAGCCACCTGCCGGGTATGCTGAGCCGCCAGGCCTTCGCCGACTACTACGCCGAGCGCGCTGGCATGCCGCCGATCAGGAACCTGGACTTCTACTACACCTACGGCCTGTTCCGCCTCGCAGGCATCGTTCAGCAGATCTACTACCGCTTCTTCCACGGCCAGACGCAGGACCCGCGTTTCGCTCAATTCATCCAGATGAACCGGCTGCTGGAACAGGTGAGCCTGAGTGTTATCGACCGATCCCCTCTGTAG
- a CDS encoding 3-hydroxyacyl-CoA dehydrogenase NAD-binding domain-containing protein: MSELIQYRLEDGVAFVGLCRAPVNALSQRLRAAILSACERAAADAEVKAIILHGADGLFCAGADIAEFGTDAAFAEPSLPDTLMRISEIDKPVIAAIGKLALGGGLELALACGYRVGEPGTRVGLPEINLGLLPGAGGTQRLPRLIGAESALNLILSGEQIDAERARLLGILDRLASEAKHLLDEAETYARELIAMSAPALPPEHCPRPAEDLPDGFFASFRERQESLWKNRLAPRLVLAAVEAACLLPLREGLARELSLFKQAEASSQSQALRHVFFAEREAGRIPNIAPDLPLRSIRKVAVIGAGTMGGGIAMNFVNAGIPVMLLEQQGAALDRGLTMIRKNYEISVKRGKLSADQVEARMELLHGTLDYAELADADLVIEAVFEKMEIKQQVFRTLDRVCKPGAILATNTSSLDVDAIAMSVSRPQDVIGLHFFSPANVMRLLEVVRGKATAPDVLATTMAIAKRIGKLAVVSGVCFGFIGNRMLEPYSREAQRLLLEGATPAQVDKVLTELGLNMGIFSMQDLAGVDVLYLIRQANQAATAHDESYCRIGDELTVLKRHGQKSGRGFYRYEGRERQEDPEVVALAERLSQELNISRRAVCDEEIHDRCLFMLINEGIQLLDEGIALRASDIDLVWINGYGFPAHLGGPMHYAEQLGLERVLASIQRYRSELGAYGEMWFQPAPLLKRLVAAGKTRIERF, encoded by the coding sequence ATGAGCGAATTGATCCAGTACCGCCTCGAAGACGGCGTGGCCTTCGTTGGCCTCTGCCGAGCCCCCGTCAACGCCCTCAGCCAACGTCTGCGCGCGGCCATTCTCTCGGCTTGTGAGCGTGCGGCTGCCGATGCCGAAGTGAAGGCGATCATCCTCCATGGCGCAGATGGCTTGTTCTGCGCAGGGGCGGATATCGCGGAGTTCGGTACCGATGCAGCCTTCGCCGAACCTAGCCTGCCCGACACCCTGATGCGCATCAGTGAGATCGACAAGCCGGTGATCGCCGCCATCGGCAAGCTGGCCCTGGGCGGCGGGCTCGAGCTCGCGCTCGCCTGCGGTTATCGGGTCGGTGAGCCGGGGACGCGCGTCGGGCTGCCGGAAATCAATCTTGGATTGCTGCCGGGGGCCGGAGGCACCCAGCGCCTTCCGCGGCTGATTGGCGCCGAATCAGCTTTGAATCTGATTCTTTCGGGCGAGCAGATCGACGCGGAGCGCGCACGTCTGCTTGGGATCCTGGATCGCCTGGCAAGCGAAGCGAAACACTTGCTCGACGAGGCGGAAACCTATGCCCGGGAGCTGATCGCGATGTCTGCTCCAGCACTACCGCCAGAGCATTGTCCGAGGCCCGCCGAGGATTTGCCTGACGGCTTCTTTGCTTCCTTCCGAGAGCGTCAGGAATCGCTCTGGAAGAATCGCCTGGCTCCGCGCCTTGTGCTGGCGGCGGTGGAGGCAGCTTGCCTGCTTCCGCTCAGGGAAGGGCTTGCTCGCGAGCTGAGCCTGTTCAAGCAGGCCGAAGCATCTTCGCAGTCGCAGGCTCTGCGCCATGTGTTCTTTGCTGAGCGCGAGGCCGGCCGCATTCCGAACATAGCTCCTGACCTTCCGCTACGCAGCATCCGTAAAGTCGCCGTCATTGGTGCCGGCACCATGGGCGGCGGTATCGCAATGAATTTCGTCAATGCCGGTATCCCGGTGATGCTGTTGGAGCAGCAGGGCGCCGCGCTTGATCGCGGCCTGACGATGATTCGCAAGAACTACGAGATCAGCGTCAAGCGCGGGAAGCTGAGCGCCGACCAGGTCGAAGCACGGATGGAGCTGCTGCACGGCACGCTAGATTACGCCGAGCTGGCCGATGCCGATCTGGTGATCGAGGCAGTGTTCGAGAAGATGGAGATCAAGCAGCAGGTATTCCGTACCTTGGACCGGGTGTGCAAGCCGGGCGCCATCCTGGCTACGAACACTTCTTCGTTGGATGTCGATGCGATTGCCATGTCGGTTTCCCGCCCGCAGGACGTGATCGGTCTGCACTTCTTCAGTCCGGCGAACGTCATGCGCCTGCTGGAGGTGGTGCGTGGCAAGGCGACTGCGCCTGATGTGCTCGCCACGACCATGGCGATCGCCAAGCGTATCGGCAAGCTGGCGGTGGTTTCCGGGGTCTGCTTCGGCTTCATCGGCAACCGCATGTTGGAGCCATATTCCCGTGAGGCACAACGTCTGCTTCTCGAGGGCGCCACGCCCGCGCAGGTTGACAAGGTGTTGACCGAGCTGGGGCTGAACATGGGGATTTTCAGCATGCAGGACCTCGCTGGCGTCGACGTGCTTTACCTGATCCGCCAGGCCAATCAGGCCGCCACCGCTCATGACGAGAGCTACTGCCGGATCGGTGACGAGCTTACGGTGTTGAAGCGCCATGGCCAGAAAAGCGGTCGCGGGTTCTATCGCTACGAGGGGCGGGAGCGGCAGGAGGACCCCGAAGTGGTTGCACTGGCCGAACGCCTGTCCCAGGAGCTGAATATCTCGCGTCGTGCTGTCTGCGATGAGGAAATTCATGATCGCTGTCTCTTCATGCTGATCAACGAAGGCATCCAGTTGCTGGACGAGGGTATCGCCCTGCGGGCCAGTGACATAGATCTGGTATGGATCAATGGCTACGGCTTCCCTGCTCATCTTGGCGGGCCGATGCACTACGCCGAGCAGCTTGGGTTGGAGCGAGTGCTGGCGAGCATCCAGCGCTATCGCAGCGAGCTGGGAGCCTACGGCGAAATGTGGTTCCAACCCGCGCCGCTGCTGAAGCGCCTGGTTGCCGCCGGTAAAACCCGGATCGAGAGATTCTGA